The following proteins come from a genomic window of Polyangiaceae bacterium:
- a CDS encoding DUF4832 domain-containing protein has protein sequence MRAAKFLFITLFLVGGCGSDDAAPSGGSGGASGGGGQAGGGGTGGSGGSAGGSAGGGAGGQAFQDAPTTAVSYQATDEDFPNPERGFFRNINLLKDTNVSWVSDADSTLARSYIRLDDYRQADIPASVLADLDTGFAAARTAGIKVIPRVAYNFGSGDPDAPKSWVLKHITQLTPSLQKNADVIAAMEAGFIGAWGEWHSSTNGLDNPTDRQEIVEALLAALPQSRMVMLRTPHYISDIFPTPLTSAQAWDGSNQARMGHHNDCFLANDSDAGTYSPAPIEDRKKYLEQSTQFTAVGGETCQVTVSEHRTDCPTALEELARFHFSMLNLDFYVGDLDRWKTEGCFDEIHRRLGYRFSLSQAALPESIRPGGRFVLDFDVVSSGFGALYNPRPVVLVLEGNGKRLETPLESLDPRRWAPGSTRSESVHVELPATLSPGSYTVALRLPDAADALSARPEYAVRFANAGAWNASTGDNELGTIEVSDAAPGDANAAATELRVLP, from the coding sequence ATGCGAGCGGCGAAGTTCCTGTTCATCACCCTGTTCTTGGTTGGGGGCTGTGGCTCGGACGATGCAGCTCCGTCCGGCGGTAGCGGCGGCGCATCCGGTGGCGGTGGGCAAGCGGGCGGGGGCGGCACGGGAGGCAGCGGGGGGAGCGCCGGCGGCAGCGCCGGTGGCGGCGCTGGGGGCCAGGCGTTTCAGGACGCACCCACGACGGCAGTGAGCTACCAGGCCACGGACGAGGACTTCCCGAACCCCGAGCGTGGCTTCTTCCGCAACATCAATCTGCTGAAAGACACGAACGTGTCCTGGGTGTCCGACGCGGACAGCACCTTGGCGCGGTCCTACATCCGCCTCGACGACTATCGCCAAGCGGACATCCCCGCGTCCGTGCTCGCAGATCTGGATACGGGGTTTGCCGCGGCGCGCACGGCGGGGATCAAGGTGATCCCCCGCGTCGCCTACAACTTCGGGTCTGGAGATCCCGACGCGCCGAAGAGCTGGGTGCTGAAACACATCACGCAGCTCACGCCCAGCTTGCAGAAGAACGCCGACGTGATCGCGGCGATGGAGGCGGGCTTCATCGGCGCTTGGGGCGAGTGGCACAGCTCCACGAACGGCCTCGACAACCCCACGGATCGCCAAGAGATCGTCGAAGCGCTCCTTGCCGCGTTGCCCCAGAGCCGCATGGTGATGCTCCGCACGCCCCATTACATCTCGGACATCTTCCCCACGCCCCTCACCTCCGCCCAAGCGTGGGACGGCTCGAACCAGGCGCGGATGGGCCACCACAACGATTGCTTCTTGGCGAACGACTCCGACGCCGGCACCTACTCGCCGGCGCCCATCGAGGACCGCAAGAAGTACCTGGAGCAGTCCACGCAGTTCACCGCCGTGGGCGGGGAGACGTGTCAGGTCACGGTGTCGGAGCACCGCACGGATTGCCCCACGGCCCTGGAGGAGCTCGCGCGCTTTCACTTTTCGATGCTGAACCTGGATTTCTACGTGGGGGATCTGGACCGCTGGAAGACCGAAGGCTGCTTCGACGAGATCCATCGTCGACTGGGCTATCGTTTTTCACTTTCGCAGGCGGCGCTGCCCGAGTCGATTCGTCCCGGCGGACGCTTCGTGCTGGATTTCGACGTGGTGAGCTCCGGCTTCGGAGCGCTCTACAACCCGCGCCCGGTGGTGCTGGTGCTCGAAGGCAACGGCAAGCGCCTCGAGACCCCGCTCGAGTCCCTGGATCCGCGTCGCTGGGCGCCGGGAAGCACCCGCTCGGAGAGCGTGCACGTCGAGCTCCCCGCCACGCTTTCGCCCGGCAGCTACACGGTGGCGCTCAGATTGCCCGACGCGGCGGACGCACTGTCCGCGCGGCCGGAGTACGCCGTGCGCTTTGCCAACGCCGGAGCGTGGAACGCGAGCACGGGAGACAACGAGCTCGGAACCATCGAGGTATCGGACGCCGCGCCGGGAGACGCGAACGCGGCGGCCACCGAGCTCCGGGTGTTGCCCTAA
- a CDS encoding CehA/McbA family metallohydrolase, whose amino-acid sequence MIRLGSSRLPWAPIVALLSVGIALSPAACPAPAKPVEAPAKPVALNGTVVKKLETSEVPHGSRVQARPGDWLISGPLVRAVVAAESGALLDFTVKDFRLDALDELSSVVVLGAMPALLRPTGVVAEGVDGRAELRVERVSTDGRLRVTDRIAPAAGGLVLSTKVTNVTKDPVRVRIGDRLRWYGRLPFAPHQGYVESAKRAAVDFLARPGARMSYALFADTGQLDVDFRVSLRGPTEQLAVGPEREVLAGQSVEQRRHFVVTPGGLDAVARLAWAARGVRLGRARGKVDLHESWGLVEAYDATGGLVSVVEPTADGSFELALPPASYRLELRSPGGTDVQQAKVAAGEAAEVSFIAPAPASVAYRVTDANGDLLPARLNFSGIAPTTDPVLGPPHLAAGAGNASYAWTGEGRVALPSGRYRVTVSHGIEYTLDEQEVEVSRSEGVVLRSTLKRAFELPGVVGCDFHVHAEPSGDSDVPLEDRVQSLLSEGVGFAVATDHNHVTDYSPAVRALSSSRRLETGIGVELTTRDWGHFNAWPYPNGVELPPIPDLAPRELFQAVRQAAPGVVIQVNHPRMGPDIGYFDQAKLDPRALTAEREGASFDFDTVEVYNGFELPNPAEVEKNLSDWFALLEANKRVVAVGNSDSHQLSAQWVGYPRTMVTVPDGAESFAVRVATALRAGHATVSNGPVVELAVEGKGLGELVAAKGDRVHARAVVHAAPWVDVTGVDFVVNGAIAEHADLSGPGAVERDLTVSRDSWVVAIARGNAPLPILFGIRALPFGMTNPVYVDHDGDGEFRKASQ is encoded by the coding sequence GTGATCCGCCTCGGCTCTTCGCGGTTGCCTTGGGCGCCCATCGTCGCGCTCCTTTCGGTGGGGATCGCTCTTTCGCCGGCTGCGTGTCCGGCGCCGGCGAAGCCGGTGGAGGCGCCGGCGAAGCCGGTGGCGTTGAACGGAACCGTGGTGAAGAAGCTGGAAACTTCGGAAGTGCCCCACGGCTCGCGGGTGCAAGCGCGCCCGGGAGACTGGCTGATCTCCGGGCCTCTGGTGCGCGCGGTCGTGGCCGCGGAAAGTGGTGCGCTGCTCGACTTCACGGTGAAAGACTTCCGGCTCGACGCGTTGGACGAGCTCTCGAGCGTGGTGGTGCTGGGCGCGATGCCGGCGCTCTTGCGGCCGACGGGCGTCGTGGCGGAGGGCGTGGACGGTCGTGCGGAGCTGCGCGTGGAGCGCGTGAGCACGGACGGTCGCTTGCGAGTCACGGATCGCATCGCGCCGGCCGCTGGCGGGCTGGTGCTCAGCACCAAGGTCACGAACGTGACGAAGGATCCGGTCCGCGTGCGCATCGGCGATCGCCTGCGCTGGTATGGACGCTTGCCCTTCGCTCCCCATCAGGGCTACGTGGAGAGCGCGAAGCGTGCCGCCGTGGACTTCCTGGCGCGCCCCGGAGCGCGCATGTCCTACGCACTGTTCGCAGACACGGGGCAGCTGGACGTGGACTTCCGGGTGAGCCTGCGCGGGCCGACGGAGCAGCTCGCGGTCGGTCCGGAGAGGGAGGTCTTGGCGGGGCAGAGCGTGGAGCAGCGGCGTCACTTCGTCGTGACCCCCGGTGGGCTCGACGCGGTGGCGCGCCTTGCGTGGGCGGCACGCGGCGTTCGCCTGGGCCGAGCTCGCGGAAAGGTGGATCTGCACGAAAGCTGGGGCCTGGTGGAAGCGTACGACGCGACGGGCGGGCTCGTGTCCGTGGTGGAGCCGACAGCCGATGGCAGCTTCGAGCTCGCGCTGCCGCCCGCCAGCTATAGGCTGGAGCTAAGAAGCCCAGGTGGCACCGACGTGCAGCAAGCGAAGGTAGCGGCGGGCGAGGCCGCGGAGGTGAGCTTCATCGCGCCGGCGCCCGCATCCGTCGCGTATCGCGTCACGGACGCGAACGGCGACCTCTTGCCAGCGCGTCTGAACTTCTCCGGCATCGCCCCGACGACGGATCCCGTGCTCGGCCCACCGCACCTGGCCGCGGGCGCCGGCAATGCCAGCTACGCTTGGACGGGCGAAGGACGCGTGGCGCTGCCGTCGGGGCGCTATCGCGTGACCGTCTCTCACGGCATCGAGTACACCCTCGACGAACAAGAGGTGGAGGTCAGCCGCTCCGAGGGCGTCGTGCTGCGCAGCACGTTGAAACGCGCCTTCGAGCTTCCGGGCGTCGTGGGTTGTGACTTCCACGTGCACGCCGAGCCCAGCGGAGACTCCGACGTGCCCCTCGAAGATCGCGTGCAGAGCTTGCTCTCGGAGGGCGTCGGCTTCGCGGTGGCCACGGATCACAACCACGTGACGGACTACTCTCCCGCGGTGCGAGCGCTCTCGTCGAGTCGTCGCCTGGAAACGGGCATCGGCGTGGAGCTCACCACGCGGGATTGGGGTCACTTCAACGCGTGGCCGTATCCGAACGGAGTGGAGCTACCGCCGATCCCGGATCTCGCGCCGCGGGAGCTGTTCCAGGCAGTGCGGCAGGCCGCCCCTGGCGTGGTGATTCAGGTGAACCACCCGCGCATGGGTCCGGACATCGGCTACTTCGATCAGGCGAAGCTCGATCCGCGCGCGCTCACGGCGGAGCGCGAGGGCGCGAGCTTCGATTTCGACACCGTGGAGGTGTACAACGGCTTCGAGCTGCCGAACCCGGCGGAGGTCGAGAAGAATCTGTCGGATTGGTTCGCCCTGCTGGAAGCGAACAAGCGAGTGGTGGCGGTCGGGAATTCCGACTCGCACCAGCTGTCCGCGCAGTGGGTGGGGTATCCGCGGACGATGGTGACCGTCCCGGACGGAGCCGAGAGCTTTGCCGTGCGCGTCGCGACGGCGCTCCGCGCAGGGCACGCGACGGTGAGCAACGGCCCCGTGGTGGAGCTCGCCGTGGAGGGAAAGGGACTCGGAGAGCTGGTGGCGGCCAAGGGCGATCGGGTGCACGCGCGAGCCGTCGTGCATGCGGCGCCCTGGGTGGACGTGACGGGAGTGGACTTCGTCGTGAATGGCGCCATCGCCGAGCACGCCGACCTGAGCGGTCCCGGTGCCGTCGAGCGAGACCTGACGGTGAGCCGCGACTCCTGGGTCGTGGCCATCGCGCGCGGGAACGCGCCGCTGCCGATCCTGTTCGGGATCCGGGCGTTACCTTTCGGAATGACGAACCCGGTGTACGTCGACCACGACGGCGATGGCGAATTCCGTAAAGCGAGTCAGTGA
- a CDS encoding peroxiredoxin — MGLHLGSTAPDFEQESTDGRIKFHDWIGDKWAVLFSHPKDFTPVCTTELGRAANLKEEFDKRGVKMIAVSVDSVDDHKKWVGDIEDTQKAKMNFPILGDADRKVAKLYDMIHEEADNTLTVRSVFVIDSSKKIRAMITYPASTGRNFAEILRVIDSLKLTDNFKVATPVDWTDGGDCVIVPSITDKKELEERFPKGYQELRPYLRMTPQPNK, encoded by the coding sequence ATGGGACTTCATCTGGGCAGCACGGCGCCGGACTTCGAGCAGGAATCTACGGATGGGCGCATCAAATTTCACGACTGGATCGGCGATAAGTGGGCGGTCTTGTTCTCCCACCCCAAGGATTTCACCCCCGTGTGCACCACCGAGCTCGGTCGCGCAGCGAACTTGAAGGAAGAGTTCGACAAGCGTGGCGTGAAGATGATCGCCGTGAGCGTGGATTCGGTGGACGACCACAAGAAGTGGGTGGGCGACATCGAAGACACCCAGAAGGCGAAGATGAACTTCCCCATTCTGGGAGACGCCGACCGCAAGGTGGCCAAGCTCTACGACATGATCCACGAAGAGGCGGACAACACCCTCACCGTGCGCTCCGTGTTCGTGATCGACTCGAGCAAGAAGATCCGCGCGATGATCACTTATCCGGCCAGTACGGGGCGGAACTTCGCGGAGATCTTGCGTGTGATCGACTCGCTGAAGCTGACGGACAACTTCAAGGTGGCGACGCCCGTGGATTGGACGGACGGCGGAGACTGCGTGATCGTGCCGTCGATCACCGACAAGAAGGAGCTCGAGGAGCGCTTTCCGAAGGGCTACCAAGAGCTCAGGCCGTATCTCAGGATGACGCCACAGCCGAACAAGTGA
- a CDS encoding NAD(P)-dependent alcohol dehydrogenase — protein sequence MKALVIQGSFGLENLALVERPDPAPGPGQILLGMTAASLNFRDLLMVRGMYNPRQPLPLIPASDGVGRVEAVGAGVTRVRVGDRVCPIFAQGWLAGEPAREKLRTTLGGPLDGTLAQKMVVSEESVVSVPEHLSDAEAATLPCAAVTAWSALVTEGRLAAGETVLTLGTGGVSVFALQLAKLFGARVIITSSSDEKLARARELGADETLNYKTTAEWGKAAKDLTGGRGVDQVIEVGGAGTLQNSLRAVRPGGTVSVIGVLSGPTTDVNLLPVLMQNVRLQGVIVGHRESFEAMNRAISQAKLRPVVDKVFPLSDAKAAFEHMGRGDHFGKICIDLNAA from the coding sequence ATGAAAGCCCTCGTCATCCAAGGCAGCTTCGGTCTCGAAAACCTCGCCCTCGTCGAGCGGCCGGATCCCGCGCCCGGTCCCGGGCAGATCCTCCTCGGCATGACCGCGGCGTCCCTGAACTTTCGCGACCTGTTGATGGTGCGGGGCATGTACAACCCGCGGCAGCCGCTGCCGCTGATCCCCGCCTCCGATGGCGTCGGCCGGGTGGAAGCCGTGGGCGCAGGCGTGACTCGCGTTAGGGTCGGAGATCGCGTGTGTCCCATCTTTGCGCAGGGCTGGCTCGCCGGTGAGCCCGCGCGGGAAAAGCTCCGCACCACCCTGGGCGGTCCGCTGGACGGCACGCTTGCCCAGAAGATGGTCGTCTCCGAAGAGTCGGTCGTCAGCGTCCCCGAGCATCTCTCGGACGCCGAAGCCGCGACCTTGCCCTGCGCCGCCGTGACCGCCTGGAGCGCGCTGGTCACCGAGGGACGGCTGGCCGCCGGAGAGACAGTGCTGACCCTGGGCACCGGTGGCGTGAGCGTGTTCGCGCTGCAGCTGGCCAAGCTGTTCGGCGCCCGCGTGATCATCACCAGCAGCAGCGACGAAAAGCTCGCCCGCGCTCGCGAGCTCGGTGCGGACGAGACCCTCAACTACAAGACCACCGCCGAGTGGGGCAAAGCCGCCAAGGATCTCACCGGCGGACGGGGCGTGGATCAGGTCATCGAGGTCGGTGGCGCCGGCACGCTTCAAAATTCATTGCGCGCCGTTCGCCCAGGGGGAACCGTGAGCGTCATCGGCGTGCTCTCCGGGCCGACGACGGACGTGAACCTGCTGCCGGTGCTGATGCAGAACGTGCGGCTGCAAGGCGTGATCGTGGGACATCGGGAGAGCTTCGAGGCGATGAACCGAGCCATCTCCCAGGCCAAGCTCCGCCCGGTGGTCGACAAGGTGTTCCCGCTCTCGGACGCGAAAGCCGCCTTCGAGCACATGGGCCGCGGAGATCATTTCGGCAAGATCTGCATCGATCTGAACGCCGCCTGA
- a CDS encoding VWA domain-containing protein, producing MKLARYAPSLISLSLLACGAAGERSAMAPSAGYAAPGYPQPEAMAAEAPSEEAAAPAPAATAGLEMADRSAAAGVRAGEWDDNANYRDFLEYLEGAESGPTAGLDVSVRRFVVVKDKAGKAVPNCRLSVSDEKQHTVELSTLASGRALLFPRAEGLSGKRLTVSARCGSSTASAKHDLSGSDGVITLALADGRILPTTRTIDVAFVLDTTGSMSEEIAAVKATLAKVASTLETPLSSVRVGLVEYKDKSDDFVTRVYPMTTDIAAFQKKIAHIDANGGGDMPEDMNSGLAKAIDNLQWSEQSVARMTFVIADAPPHLDYGSKYTDSMRRASKKGIKVFTIAASGMNDVGQLVFRQIAQYTGGTNMFVLRGGAGPQSTGAGDAKSGCGGTHENYQSGNLDQLITRKIKSELASVDRDPTRIAGLGKDENAKPCSERLVVAE from the coding sequence ATGAAGCTCGCACGCTACGCCCCCAGCCTGATTTCCTTGTCCCTGCTCGCCTGTGGCGCCGCCGGCGAGCGGAGCGCCATGGCCCCGAGCGCCGGCTACGCAGCGCCGGGCTACCCCCAGCCCGAGGCCATGGCCGCAGAAGCGCCCAGCGAAGAAGCGGCCGCCCCGGCTCCCGCGGCGACGGCGGGCCTCGAGATGGCGGACCGCTCGGCAGCTGCCGGCGTGCGCGCGGGAGAGTGGGACGACAACGCCAACTACCGCGACTTCCTCGAGTACCTGGAAGGCGCCGAGAGCGGCCCGACGGCGGGCCTCGATGTCTCCGTGCGCCGCTTCGTGGTGGTCAAGGACAAGGCCGGCAAGGCAGTGCCCAACTGCCGCCTGAGCGTCAGCGACGAAAAGCAGCACACAGTGGAGCTGTCCACCCTCGCCTCCGGCCGCGCGCTGCTGTTCCCGCGAGCAGAAGGCCTGTCCGGCAAGCGCCTGACCGTGAGCGCACGCTGCGGCAGCTCGACGGCCAGCGCCAAGCACGATCTGTCCGGCAGCGATGGCGTGATCACGCTCGCGCTCGCGGACGGGCGGATACTGCCCACGACGCGAACCATCGATGTCGCCTTCGTGCTCGACACCACCGGCAGCATGTCCGAAGAGATCGCCGCCGTGAAGGCGACCCTCGCCAAGGTGGCCAGCACCCTGGAAACCCCGCTGTCCAGCGTTCGCGTGGGCCTCGTGGAATACAAAGACAAGAGCGACGATTTCGTCACGCGCGTGTACCCCATGACCACGGACATCGCCGCCTTCCAGAAAAAGATCGCTCACATCGACGCAAACGGCGGCGGCGACATGCCGGAGGACATGAACTCCGGCCTGGCCAAGGCCATCGACAACCTGCAGTGGAGCGAGCAATCGGTGGCCCGCATGACCTTCGTGATCGCGGACGCGCCGCCCCACTTGGACTACGGCAGCAAGTACACCGACAGCATGCGGCGCGCTTCGAAGAAGGGCATCAAGGTCTTCACCATCGCCGCCTCCGGCATGAACGACGTCGGTCAGCTGGTGTTCCGTCAGATCGCCCAGTACACCGGCGGCACCAACATGTTCGTGCTGCGGGGTGGTGCAGGCCCGCAGTCCACCGGCGCCGGGGACGCCAAGAGCGGCTGCGGCGGCACCCACGAGAACTACCAGAGCGGCAACTTGGACCAGCTCATCACCCGGAAGATCAAGAGCGAGCTCGCCTCGGTGGATCGCGACCCGACCCGCATCGCGGGCCTGGGCAAGGACGAAAACGCCAAGCCCTGCAGCGAGCGGCTCGTCGTCGCCGAGTGA